The Candidatus Binatia bacterium sequence GGCGCGATCACGGCGGTCACGGCGTTGGACGGCACCTCGGCCAGCAGGGACAGGCCCAGGGCCTGGGCCGCCGCGCGCGTGGCGTCGGCGTTCCGGCGATGGCGCGCGAAGACCTGCTCCCTCCCCTCCTCGGCCATCAGCTTCGCGGCAGCGTTCGCCGCGAGCACGAGGGAGATCGCAGGCGTGAACGGAGTGTCCTTCTCAGCGAGCGCAGTCCGGGCCTTCAATAAATTGAAATAGAAACGCGGCAGCTTCGCCTTCTCCGCCGCGGCCCACGCGCGCGGACTGAAGGCCAGGAACCCCAGCCCGGGCGGGATCATCAGCCCCTTCTGGGAGCCCCAGACGACGCCGTCCAGGTCGGACGCGTCGAAATGCAGGTCGTAGACCCCCCAGGACGTGATCGCATCCACGATGGTAAGGACGCCCTTCGCCCGGGCCGCGCGCGCGATCTCGTGCACGGGGAACAGCGCCCCCGTCGACGTCTCGCTGTGGGTCAAAAAGAGCGCCTTGGCCTTGGGGTGCGCCGCGAGCGCCGACTCGGCTTCCTCGACCGTGGCCACGCGCCCCCACTCCACGCTCACCTTGTGCGCCGCCACTCCGTACGCCTCGCAGATCGAGGCCCACCTCGCGCCGAACTTGCCGCCCTCGACGACGATCGCCTCGTCGCCCGGAGAGAGCACGTTGATGGCGGCCGCTTCCATGGCCCCCGTGCCCGAGCAGGCGAGCGTGATCACCGG is a genomic window containing:
- a CDS encoding aminotransferase class V-fold PLP-dependent enzyme, translated to MKRVLFTPGPTELPHVVLEAMARPIIHHRTDEYRTLFMEATRLMAEHLGTAQPVITLACSGTGAMEAAAINVLSPGDEAIVVEGGKFGARWASICEAYGVAAHKVSVEWGRVATVEEAESALAAHPKAKALFLTHSETSTGALFPVHEIARAARAKGVLTIVDAITSWGVYDLHFDASDLDGVVWGSQKGLMIPPGLGFLAFSPRAWAAAEKAKLPRFYFNLLKARTALAEKDTPFTPAISLVLAANAAAKLMAEEGREQVFARHRRNADATRAAAQALGLSLLAEVPSNAVTAVIAP